The Pseudomonas cucumis sequence TACTTCTACATCCTGACCTTCATCATCGGCTTTGGCGCGATCTTGTTGGTAAGCACCAACCCGGCCTTCAAAGATGCGGCTGGCGCGCTGATGGGCGGCAACAACATGGCGGCGGTGCATTTGGCCAACGCGGTGGGTGGCAGTATTTTCCTGGGCTTCATCTCGGCGGTCGCGTTCGCAACCATCCTGGCGGTGGTGGCGGGTCTGACTCTGGCCGGTGCTTCGGCGGTATCTCATGACCTGTATGCCAGTGTGATCAAGAAGGGCAAGGCCAACGAGAAGGACGAGATCCGCGTCTCGAAAATCACCACCATTGCTCTGGCAGTGCTGGCGATCGGCCTGGGCATTCTGTTCGAGAAGCAGAACATCGCGTTCATGGTGGGCCTGGCGTTCTCTATCGCGGCGAGCTGCAACTTCCCGGTGCTGCTGCTTTCCATGTACTGGAAGAAGCTGACGACTCGCGGTGCGATGATCGGCGGCTGGTTGGGTCTGGTCAGTGCTGTTGGCTTGATGGTGCTGGGGCCAACCATCTGGGTGCAGATCCTGGGTCACGAGAAGGCGATCTTCCCGTATGAATACCCGGCGCTGTTCTCCATGGCCATTGCGTTTGTCGGGATCTGGTTCTTCTCGATCACCGATAAGTCGGCTGAGGGTGTGAACGAACGTGCGCTGTTCTTCCCGCAGTTTGTTCGTTCGCAGACTGGGTTGGGGGCGAGTGGGGCGGTTTCGCACTGAGGTTTCTATATATAAGTTGTTCTGACACGAATGCCCCGGTCGAGAGATCGGGGCATTTTTATTGGGGCAGGCAGAGCAAGATCAAAGGCCAAAGCAAAGGCATGATCAAAAGATCGCAGCCTTCGGCAGTTCCTACAGGGGGAACGCGTTCACTTAAAGTCAGGCCGGCCGGTAGGCCGCCTCGCTTTGGCTTTTGCGGTGCACGCCCCCTCGAGAGGCCGAGTGGAGGTTCTGCGCAGTGGGCAACCCGGCATGGATGCCGGGTTAGCCGCGCACGGCCATGGATGGCCGATCGCGGCGGGCCCACGGAGCAGGACCGGAGCGAGGGCATGCCGAGCCTGGGCGAGGCACCGAACGAAAGGACTTTCGGGCTTTTCCAAAGTGACTCGCTGTAAGAGCGAAACCATAAGTCGCCGTTACCGAAGAAACGGATATGCACACAACCAAAGAGCGCAAACAAAAACGGCCTCTATCTACATAGAGGCCGTTTCCGATGCTACTTAAGACGCTATCGCAAGACAGGTCTTATCAGCGGTCTTCCAGCTTGGTGATATCACGCGACTCGTAGCCGGTGTACAACTGGCGCGGGCGGCCGATCTTGTACGGGCTGGAGAGCATTTCTTTCCAGTGGGAGATCCAGCCGACAGTCCGCGCCAGGGCGAAGATCACGGTGAACATGCTGGTCGGAATACCGATCGCCTTGAGGATGATCCCCGAGTAGAAGTCGACGTTCGGGTACAGCGAGCGTTCGATGAAGTACGGATCGGTCAGGGCGATCTCTTCCAGGCGCATGGCCAGTTCGAGTTGCGGATCGTTGGTGATGCCCAGCTCTTTCAGCACTTCGTCGCAGGTTTGCTTCATGACGGTGGCGCGTGGGTCGCGGTTTTTGTAAACCCGGTGACCGAAGCCCATCAATTTGAACGGATCGTTCTTGTCCTTGGCCTTGGCGATGTACTTGTCGATGTTCGAAACATCGCCAATCTCGTCAAGCATGGTCAGAACGGCTTCGTTCGCACCGCCGTGGGCCGGGCCCCACAGTGCAGCGATACCGGCGGCGATACAGGCGAACGGGTTGGCACCTGACGAACCGGCCAGACGTACGGTAGAAGTCGATGCGTTTTGCTCGTGGTCGGCATGGAGGATGAAGATCCGGTCCATGGCCTTGGCGAGTACCGGGCTGATCGGTTTGATCTCGCACGGGGTGTTGAACATCATGTGCAGGAAGTTTTCCGCGTACGACAGGTCGTTGCGCGGGTACATCATGGGTTGGCCCATGGAGTACTTGTAAACCATTGCGGCCAGGGTCGGCATCTTGGCAACCAGGCGGATCGCGGAGATTTCGCGATGCTGCGGGTTATTGATGTCGAGGGAGTCGTGGTAGAAGGCGGAGAGGGCGCCAACTACGCCGCACATGACGGCCATCGGGTGGGCGTCGCGACGGAAGCCGTTGAAGAAGGTCTTCAACTGCTCGTGAACCATGGTGTGGTTCTTCACGGTGCCGACGAACTGGGCCTTCTGTTCTGCGGTCGGCAATTCGCCGTTGAGCAGCAGATAGCAGGTTTCCAGGTAGTCCGACTTTTCAGCCAGCTGTTCGATCGGGTAGCCGCGGTGCAGCAAAATGCCGTTGTCGCCGTCGATATAGGTGATCTTCGACTCGCAAGAGGCAGTCGACATGAAACCAGGGTCAAAGGTGAAACGGCCCGTGGCCGTCAGGCCCCGAACGTCGATAACATCGGGACCAACGGTGCCGGTTAAAATGGGCAGCTCGACGGGGGCTGCGCCCTCGATGATCAACTGCGCTTTTTTGTCAGCCATGTGGCCTCCTATTTATGCTTGAAATCATCAGACAGACCCCCCACGCAGGGCCCGCACCACTATAGTGAGATAAATTCGAATGTCAATTTGCCTAAAGTCTTGCTCCAGAAGGCTTTAACCGGACTTTTTCCTCGAAATTGCCTGCCATTTACGCCTTTTATCCCTCTTGTGCAATCAGCTATTAGGGGAAGGTGAACGCGTTGTCATTAGTAGCCTAACTGTCTATACTCGGCCACCGACCGCCAGGGGCTTTTGGGCCTGCTTTATTGGGGGTCGCATCCCTGGGTGGTGGTTACCTGACCAGTGCACTCCCCAACAACTTTGCCCTGATTGTTAGGGGCTCTTCAGTGTGAAAAAAAGCCGTGAAAAGCCAACGACCTGTAAACCTAGACCTAAGGACCATCAAACTCCCCATCACCGGCGTTACGTCGTTTCTTCACCGTGTTTCCGGCATCATCCTCTTCCTGGGCCTTGGCTTCATGCTGTATGCATTGGGCAAGTCTCTGGGTTCCGAGGAAGGTTTTGCCGAGGTGAAGGCATGCTTGACCAGTCCGCTGGCCAAGTTCGTAGCATGGGGCCTCCTGTCCTCACTTCTGTATCACCTGGTAGCCGGTGTGCGCCATTTGATTATGGATATGGGCATCGGTGAGACGCTGGAAGGCGGCAAGCTGGGCTCGCAAATCATTATCGCCGTATCTGCGGTGTTGATCGTTCTGGCGGGAGTTTGGATATGGTAACCAGCGTTACGAACCTGTCGCGTTCGGGCCTCTATGACTGGATGGCACAGCGTGTGTCTGCGGTCGTTCTCGCGGCTTATTTTATCTTCCTGATCGGATACCTCGTTGCGAATCCAGGCATTGGCTACGACCAATGGCATGCCCTGTTCGCCCACAACGGGATGCGTATCTTCAGTCTGCTGGCCCTTGTAGCCCTGGGCGCTCACGCCTGGGTCGGCATGTGGACCATCGCGACTGACTACCTGACGCCGATGGCGCTGGGCAAGTCCGCGACTGCAGTACGTTTCCTTTTCCAGGCAGTATGCGGCGTTGCGATGTTCGCTTACTTCGTCTGGGGTGTGCAGATTCTCTGGGGTATCTGATCCATGGCTAACATTCCAACGATTTCTTTCGACGCCATCATTATTGGTGGTGGCGGTGCCGGCATGCGCGCAGCGCTGCAACTGGCACAGGGCGGTCACAAGACTGCCGTGATCACCAAGGTTTTCCCGACCCGTTCGCACACCGTGTCGGCCCAGGGCGGCATCACCTGCGCCATCGCATCTGCCGATCCGAACGATGACTGGCGCTGGCACATGTACGATACCGTCAAGGGTTCCGACTATATCGGTGACCAGGACGCTATCGAATACATGTGTCAGGAAGGTCCTGCCGCCGTATACGAGTTGGACCACATGGGTATGCCGTTCTCGCGTACCGAACAAGGTCGTATCTATCAGCGTCCGTTCGGTGGTCAGTCCAAGGACTACGGTAAAGGTGGCCAGGCCGCCCGTACCTGCGCCGCTTCCGACCGTACCGGCCACGCGCTGCTGCACACCCTTTATCAGGGCAACCTGAAAGCCGGCACTACGTTCCTGAACGAGTACTACGCTGTTGATCTGGTGAAAAACCAGGACGGCGCATTCGTCGGCGTGATTGCCATCTGCATCGAAACCGGTGAAACCACCTACATCCGTGCCAAGGCCACCGTACTGGCCACCGGCGGTGCAGGTCGTATCTACGCTTCGACCACCAATGCCCTGATCAACACCGGTGACGGCGTTGGTATGGCGCTGCGTGCCGGCGTACCGGTACAAGACATCGAAATGTGGCAGTTCCACCCGACCGGCATCGCCGGCGCCGGTGTACTGGTCACCGAAGGTTGCCGTGGTGAAGGTGGTTACCTGATCAACAAGCACGGCGAGCGTTTCATGGAGCGTTATGCTCCAAACGCCAAAGACCTTGCCGGTCGTGACGTTGTTGCCCGTTCGATGGTTAAAGAAATCATCGCCGGTAACGGTTGCGGTCCGAATGGCGACCACGTGATGCTCAAGCTCGACCACCTGGGCGAGGAAGTGCTGCACAGCCGTCTGCCAGGCATCTGCGAACTGTCCAAGACTTTCGCGCACGTTGACCCGGTTGTTGCTCCGGTTCCGGTTGTTCCGACCTGCCACTATATGATGGGCGGCGTTCCGACCAACATTCACGGTCAGGCTATCACCCAGAACGACGAAGGCGTCGACGAAATCATCCCTGGCCTGTTCGCAGTGGGTGAAGTGGCGTGCGTATCGGTTCACGGCGCCAACCGTCTGGGCGGCAACTCGCTGCTTGACCTGGTGGTATTCGGCCGCGCTGCCGGCCTGCACCTGGAAAAAGCGCTGACCGACGGTATCGAATACGATGACGCCACCGACGCCGACATCAACGCGGCCCTGGCACGTCTGTCCGCTCTGAACGAGCGTACCGAAGGTGAAGACGTGGCAACCCTGCGTCGCGAACTGCAAAGCTGCATGCAGAACTACTTCGGTGTGTTCCGTACCGGCGAATACATGCAGAAGGGTATTGCTCAGCTGGCTGATCTGCGTGGCCGTATCGCCAACGTCAAGATCAACGACAAGAGCCAGGCGTTCAACACCGCGCGTATCGAAGCGCTGGAACTGCAGAACCTGCTGGAAGTGGCCGAAGCCACTGCCATCGCTGCAGAAGTGCGCAAAGAGTCCCGCGGTGCTCACGCCCGTGAAGACTTCGAAGACCGTGACGACGAAAACTGGCTGTGCCACACCCTGTACTTCCCGGGTGACAAGCGCGTTGCCAAGCGTGCTGTGAACTTCTCGCCGAAGACTGTTCCGACTTTTGAACCTAAGATTCGGACTTATTAAGGGTGGCCGCCATGTTGCAAGTCAGTGTTTATCGTTACAACCCTGATCAGGACGCTGCGCCGTTCATGCAGGAATTCCAGGTTGATACCGGTGGTAAAGACCTGATGGTGCTGGACGTGCTGGCCCTGATCAAAGAGCAGGACGAAGGTTTCTCCTATCGTCGCTCTTGCCGTGAAGGTGTTTGCGGTTCCGACGGCATGAACATCAACGGCAAAAACGGTCTGGCGTGCATCACGCCGCTGTCTGCCGTCGTAAAACGTAACAAGCTGATCGTCCGTCCGCTGCCAGGTTTGCCGGTTATTCGTGACCTGGTCGTCGATATGAGCATCTTCTACAAGCAATACGAAAAGGTTAAGCCATACCTGCAGAACGACACGCCGGCTCCGGCCATCGAGCGTCTGCAGTCCCCTGAAGAGCGTGAAAAGCTCGACGGTCTGTACGAGTGCATCCTGTGCGCTTGCTGCTCGACTTCGTGCCCGTCCTTCTGGTGGAACCCGGACAAGTTCCTGGGTCCGGCTGCTCTGCTGCAAGCCTATCGCTTCCTGGCAGACAGCCGCGACAACAAGACATCCGAGCGTCTGGCTTCGCTGGATGACCCGTTCAGCGTATTCCGCTGCCGGGGCATCATGAACTGCGTCAACGTTTGTCCGAAAGGCCTGAACCCGACTAAGGCCATCGGTCACATTCGTAACATGCTGCTGCAAAGCGGCGTGTGATTCAGCTGCTGTACCCGTAGGACCGCTGTACCCGTAGATGCTACGGCGCAGGCTTCAACCGGCGCCGTAGTTTTAACCTGAGCAGCAGCTTATAAGGCTGCGGCTCTTATTTTGAAGAAATGAGACAAGCAGGGGCATCCGGGCTGGTACCCGGACTATCAGCGTGATCCTAAGTGGCTTGTTTTAGTCGCTGCATTCGGACTTCTGCAAGTTTTCTCGGTGTCGACGCCGGTGGTGTTCCCCTAACCGAGGGTGACCAAGCATGCAAGAAAGCGTGATGCAGCGCATGTGGAACAGCGCCTACCTATCCGGTAGTAACGCTGCCTATGTGGAAGAGCTCTACGAGCTCTACCTGCACGACCCTAACGCTGTGCCAGAAGAGTGGCGCACCTACTTTCAGAAGTTGCCTGCTGATGGCAACACTGCCACCGATGTTTCGCACTCCACAATTCGCGATCATTTCGTCTTGCTGGCAAAGAACCAGCGCCGCGCCCAACCGGTTTCCGCCGGCAGCGTGAGCAGTGAGCACGAGAAGAAGCAAGTTGAAGTGCTGCGATTGATCCAGGCCTACCGTATGCGTGGCCACCAGGCAGCCCAGCTTGACCCGCTGGGGCTGTGGCAGCGTCCTGCACCTGCAGACCTGTCGATCAATCATTACGGCTTGACCAATGCCGATCTTGATACGACCTTCCGTGCCGGCGACCTGTTCATCGGCAAAGAGGAGGCGAGCCTACGCGAAATTCACGAAGCGTTGCAGCAGACATATTGCCGCACCATCGGCGCTGAATTTACGCACATCACCGATTCCGAGCAGCGCCAGTGGTTCCAGCAGCGTCTGGAAAGCGTGCGCGGCCGTCCGACGTACTCCGCCGACATCAAGAGCCACCTGCTCGAGCGCGTCACCGCCGGTGAAGGCCTGGAAAAATACCTCGGGACCAAATACCCGGGTACCAAGCGTTTCGGTCTGGAAGGCGGCGAGAGCCTGATTCCGATGCTCGACGAGTTGATCCAGCGTTCCGGCTCCTACGGCACCAAGGAAATCGTCATCGGCATGGCCCACCGTGGTCGTCTAAACGTGCTGGTCAACACCTTCGGCAAGAACCCGCGCGAGCTGTTCGACGAGTTCGAAGGCAAGAAGAAGGTCGAGTTGGGTTCCGGTGACGTTAAATATCACCAGGGCTTCTCGTCCAACGTGATGACCACTGGCGGTGAAGTTCACCTGGCCATGGCGTTCAACCCGTCCCACCTGGAAATCGTTTCACCCGTGGTCGAGGGTTCGGTTCGCGCCCGTCAGGATCGTCGTAACGACCCTACCGGCGAGAAGGTTCTGCCGATCTCCATCCACGGTGACGCGGCATTCGCCGGTCAGGGTGTGGTGATGGAAACCTTCCAGATGTCGCAGACCCGCGGTTTCAAGACCGGCGGCACTGTGCACATCGTGATCAACAACCAGGTCGGTTTCACCATCAGTAACCCGTTGGACTCGCGCTCCACCGAGTACGCGACCGACGTTGCGAAGATGATCCAGGCGCCGATCCTCCATGTAAATGGTGATGATCCGGAAGCCGTATTGTTCGTGACCCAGCTGGCCATCGACTACCGCATGCAGTTCAAGCGTGACGTGGTGATTGACCTGGTCTGCTACCGTCGTCGCGGCCACAACGAGGCCGACGAGCCTAGCGGCACCCAGCCAATCATGTATCAGCAGATCACCAAACAGCGCACCACCCGTGAGCTGTATGCCGATCGTCTGACCCAGAGCGGTGTGCTGGACGCAGAGCGTGTTCAGGCGAAAGTCGACGAATACCGCAATGCGCTGGACAACGGCCTGCACGTAGTAAAAAGCCTGGTCAAAGAGCCGAACAAAGAGTTGTTCGTGGACTGGCGTCCGTATCTGGGCCACGCCTGGACCGCGCGTCACGACACTCGCTTCGATCTGAAAACCTTGCAGGAACTGTCCGCCAAGCTGCTGGAAATTCCGGAAGGATTCGTGGTTCAGCGCCAGGTCTCGAAAATCTACGAAGACCGTCAGAAAATGCAAGCCGGCGGCCTGCCGATCAACTGGGGTTACGCCGAAACCATGGCGTACGCGACCCTGTCGTTCGAAGGTCACCCGATTCGCATGACGGGTCAGGACATCGGTCGCGGTACGTTCTCGCACCGTCACGCTGTCTTGCACAACCAGAAAGACGCGGGTACCTACGTCCCGCTGCAAAACCTGTACAAGGGCCAGCCACGTTTCGACCTGTACGATTCGTTCCTGTCCGAAGAAGCCGTGCTGGCGTTCGAATACGGTTACTCGACCACCACGCCTGAAGCGCTGGTGATCTGGGAAGCCCAGTTCGGCGACTTCGCCAACGGTGCCCAGGTGGTTATCGACCAGTTCATCACCAGTGGCGAGCACAAGTGGGGCCGTCTCTGCGGTCTGACCATGCTGCTGCCGCACGGTTATGAAGGTCAGGGTCCGGAGCACTCTTCGGCTCGTCTGGAGCGTTACCTGCAGCTGTGCGCCGAGCACAACATTCAGGTAGCCGTGCCGACTACCCCGGCCCAGATCTACCACTTGCTGCGTCGTCAGGTGATTCGTCCGCTGCGCAAGCCGTTGATCGTTCTGACTCCGAAGTCGCTGCTGCGTCACAAGCTGGCCGTATCGACCCTGGAAGATCTGGCCGAAGGTTCGTTCCAGACCGTTATCCCGGAAATCGATGCACTGGACCCGAACAAGGTCGAGCGCGTTGTTCTGTGTAGCGGCAAGGTCTACTACGACCTGCTGGAAAAACGCCGTGCCGAAGGTCGTGATGACATCGCCATCGTGCGTATCGAGCAACTGTACCCATTCCCTGAGGACGACTTGAAAGAAGTCCTGGCTCCTTACACCAACGTCAAAAATGCCGTGTGGTGCCAGGAAGAGCCGATGAACCAGGGGGCGTGGTACTGCAGCCAACACCACATGCGTCGCAGCATCAGCAATCTCAACAAGTCTCTCGTACTTGAGTACGCGGGCCGTGAGGCTTCTGCTGCACCTGCATGCGGTTACGCATCGATGCACGCTGAGCAGCAGGAAAAACTGCTGCAAGACGCCTTTACTGTTTAACGCCTTCGCGCACTTGAAACCGAATTTAAGGACTCACAGATAATGGCTATCGAAATCAAAGCCCCCACTTTCCCGGAATCGGTTGCCGATGGCACCGTTGCCACCTGGCACAAACAACCGGGCGACGCTGTAAAGCGTGACGACCTGATCGTCGACATCGAAACCGACAAGGTTGTGCTGGAAGTGTTGGCTACCGCTGATGGCGTGCTGGGCGCTATCGTCAAGAACGAAGGCGACACCGTTCTGTCCGACGAAGTCCTGGGCTCCATCGAAGCGGGCGGCGCTGCTGCCGCTCCTGCTGCCGCTGCTCCG is a genomic window containing:
- the gltA gene encoding citrate synthase; amino-acid sequence: MADKKAQLIIEGAAPVELPILTGTVGPDVIDVRGLTATGRFTFDPGFMSTASCESKITYIDGDNGILLHRGYPIEQLAEKSDYLETCYLLLNGELPTAEQKAQFVGTVKNHTMVHEQLKTFFNGFRRDAHPMAVMCGVVGALSAFYHDSLDINNPQHREISAIRLVAKMPTLAAMVYKYSMGQPMMYPRNDLSYAENFLHMMFNTPCEIKPISPVLAKAMDRIFILHADHEQNASTSTVRLAGSSGANPFACIAAGIAALWGPAHGGANEAVLTMLDEIGDVSNIDKYIAKAKDKNDPFKLMGFGHRVYKNRDPRATVMKQTCDEVLKELGITNDPQLELAMRLEEIALTDPYFIERSLYPNVDFYSGIILKAIGIPTSMFTVIFALARTVGWISHWKEMLSSPYKIGRPRQLYTGYESRDITKLEDR
- the sdhC gene encoding succinate dehydrogenase, cytochrome b556 subunit, encoding MKSQRPVNLDLRTIKLPITGVTSFLHRVSGIILFLGLGFMLYALGKSLGSEEGFAEVKACLTSPLAKFVAWGLLSSLLYHLVAGVRHLIMDMGIGETLEGGKLGSQIIIAVSAVLIVLAGVWIW
- the sdhD gene encoding succinate dehydrogenase, hydrophobic membrane anchor protein, coding for MVTSVTNLSRSGLYDWMAQRVSAVVLAAYFIFLIGYLVANPGIGYDQWHALFAHNGMRIFSLLALVALGAHAWVGMWTIATDYLTPMALGKSATAVRFLFQAVCGVAMFAYFVWGVQILWGI
- the sdhA gene encoding succinate dehydrogenase flavoprotein subunit, whose product is MANIPTISFDAIIIGGGGAGMRAALQLAQGGHKTAVITKVFPTRSHTVSAQGGITCAIASADPNDDWRWHMYDTVKGSDYIGDQDAIEYMCQEGPAAVYELDHMGMPFSRTEQGRIYQRPFGGQSKDYGKGGQAARTCAASDRTGHALLHTLYQGNLKAGTTFLNEYYAVDLVKNQDGAFVGVIAICIETGETTYIRAKATVLATGGAGRIYASTTNALINTGDGVGMALRAGVPVQDIEMWQFHPTGIAGAGVLVTEGCRGEGGYLINKHGERFMERYAPNAKDLAGRDVVARSMVKEIIAGNGCGPNGDHVMLKLDHLGEEVLHSRLPGICELSKTFAHVDPVVAPVPVVPTCHYMMGGVPTNIHGQAITQNDEGVDEIIPGLFAVGEVACVSVHGANRLGGNSLLDLVVFGRAAGLHLEKALTDGIEYDDATDADINAALARLSALNERTEGEDVATLRRELQSCMQNYFGVFRTGEYMQKGIAQLADLRGRIANVKINDKSQAFNTARIEALELQNLLEVAEATAIAAEVRKESRGAHAREDFEDRDDENWLCHTLYFPGDKRVAKRAVNFSPKTVPTFEPKIRTY
- a CDS encoding succinate dehydrogenase iron-sulfur subunit, translating into MLQVSVYRYNPDQDAAPFMQEFQVDTGGKDLMVLDVLALIKEQDEGFSYRRSCREGVCGSDGMNINGKNGLACITPLSAVVKRNKLIVRPLPGLPVIRDLVVDMSIFYKQYEKVKPYLQNDTPAPAIERLQSPEEREKLDGLYECILCACCSTSCPSFWWNPDKFLGPAALLQAYRFLADSRDNKTSERLASLDDPFSVFRCRGIMNCVNVCPKGLNPTKAIGHIRNMLLQSGV
- a CDS encoding 2-oxoglutarate dehydrogenase E1 component; this translates as MQESVMQRMWNSAYLSGSNAAYVEELYELYLHDPNAVPEEWRTYFQKLPADGNTATDVSHSTIRDHFVLLAKNQRRAQPVSAGSVSSEHEKKQVEVLRLIQAYRMRGHQAAQLDPLGLWQRPAPADLSINHYGLTNADLDTTFRAGDLFIGKEEASLREIHEALQQTYCRTIGAEFTHITDSEQRQWFQQRLESVRGRPTYSADIKSHLLERVTAGEGLEKYLGTKYPGTKRFGLEGGESLIPMLDELIQRSGSYGTKEIVIGMAHRGRLNVLVNTFGKNPRELFDEFEGKKKVELGSGDVKYHQGFSSNVMTTGGEVHLAMAFNPSHLEIVSPVVEGSVRARQDRRNDPTGEKVLPISIHGDAAFAGQGVVMETFQMSQTRGFKTGGTVHIVINNQVGFTISNPLDSRSTEYATDVAKMIQAPILHVNGDDPEAVLFVTQLAIDYRMQFKRDVVIDLVCYRRRGHNEADEPSGTQPIMYQQITKQRTTRELYADRLTQSGVLDAERVQAKVDEYRNALDNGLHVVKSLVKEPNKELFVDWRPYLGHAWTARHDTRFDLKTLQELSAKLLEIPEGFVVQRQVSKIYEDRQKMQAGGLPINWGYAETMAYATLSFEGHPIRMTGQDIGRGTFSHRHAVLHNQKDAGTYVPLQNLYKGQPRFDLYDSFLSEEAVLAFEYGYSTTTPEALVIWEAQFGDFANGAQVVIDQFITSGEHKWGRLCGLTMLLPHGYEGQGPEHSSARLERYLQLCAEHNIQVAVPTTPAQIYHLLRRQVIRPLRKPLIVLTPKSLLRHKLAVSTLEDLAEGSFQTVIPEIDALDPNKVERVVLCSGKVYYDLLEKRRAEGRDDIAIVRIEQLYPFPEDDLKEVLAPYTNVKNAVWCQEEPMNQGAWYCSQHHMRRSISNLNKSLVLEYAGREASAAPACGYASMHAEQQEKLLQDAFTV